A window of Plutella xylostella chromosome 19, ilPluXylo3.1, whole genome shotgun sequence contains these coding sequences:
- the LOC105398110 gene encoding dentin sialophosphoprotein yields the protein MPHFVKPKMRFTKVLLLFSSFLVFAIAKPAYINDQINDRYEEAEEGDYDAIDEEGGVEEPADLQEEANVKDSRANYDAEEEPPSGPEAERQLRRARLQARIQAQAEDRNADEESEQTVQDSEDADEDPEPQDNRQRSATDYENEERPRPRQHTPARNRYKHYRQREYDARNNRMPQQNLDDEAALENSGSVHNQKQKYSNVEYSDANDDSDYENYRNYNTMNAKNKKGKIDSSFYGNITANRQRRHADVQNATSAPVEKPAGEVAKKEEEAAIKRHIDKLTTDELEQLLSTLSEDKRTLLAKIIMDNDKNINAAKLIDNSDLRKREITKKAGAMNENNLIDSNQLDEKAQGGADISSDVTNLLSGNGTINNMVVEAENITDSTQSALVADKTEVNKEVNLVANAAEPAADPTPKSSDPEQQSPAKTANKREARYDHFRADNSALMDQNLLDEQENFCNRDDQLTDYANEESDMYENNNIRKRHIIYEQENSDINDSMNSLEDSFGNSNTYDEIDSGSDMEPHVRVKRKNPDLVVKKRAAALLPESKVAYVPFRTENEDDDTAEANEFEDDGLYVRPSNLEGDLNNKEVPQSKVRSNKKRFNFRASDSNRQASDVGIGSDSDSVLSGSEGVDDNLMFNNAARNKRSANVGAQYTNENEDADKLNDRAEMAAESQKLSDHNMNLAYQENDAFGPLPRNYEGELNRYKRIRRVKHLPASHDNE from the exons atGCCACATTTTGTAAAGCCAAAAATGCGTTTTACTAaagttttgttattatttagcAGTTTTTTAGTATTTGCAATAGCTAAACCAGCCTACATCAACGACCAAATAAACGATAGATATGA AGAAGCGGAGGAGGGTGATTACGACGCTATCGACGAGGAGGGGGGCGTGGAGGAGCCGGCGGATCTGCAGGAGGAGGCTAATGTGAAG GATTCCCGAGCCAACTACGACGCTGAAGAGGAACCGCCGAGCGGCCCCGAGGCCGAGCGACAGCTGCGGCGGGCGAGACTGCAGGCGAGGATACAGGCACAGGCTGAAGACAGG AATGCCGACGAAGAAAGTGAACAAACCGTGCAAGACAGTGAAGACGCCGACGAGGATCCCGAGCCCCAAGACAACAGACAACGCAGCGCCACGGACTACGAGAATGAGGAGAGACCGCGCCCGCGCCAGCACACGCCCGCGCGCAACCGGTACAAACACTACCGACAGAGAGAATACGACGCCAGAAACAACCGCATGCCACAACAGAACCTTGACGATGAAGCCGCTCTCGAGAACAGCGGCAGCGTACACAATCAAAAACAGAAATACAGCAATGTCGAATACTCTGATGCCAACGATGATAGCGACTACGAAAATTACCGTAACTACAATACTATGAATGCCAAAAACAAGAAAGGTAAAATAGACAGTAGCTTCTACGGAAATATCACGGCCAACCGACAAAGGCGACATGCTGATGTTCAAAATGCCACCTCAGCGCCCGTCGAGAAGCCAGCAGGTGAAGTGGCGAAAAAGGAGGAAGAAGCAGCAATTAAGCGACACATAGATAAACTTACCACTGACGAACTCGAACAATTGTTAAGTACCCTTTCTGAAGATAAAAGGACCTTGCTCGCGAAGATTATTATGGATAACGATAAGAATATCAATGCTGCTAAACTGATTGATAATAGTGATCTTAGAAAAAGAGAAATAACTAAAAAGGCCGGTGCGATGAATGAGAATAACTTAATTGACAGTAATCAGCTGGATGAAAAAGCCCAGGGTGGTGCAGATATCAGCTCTGATGTAACTAATTTGCTAAGTGGTAATGGAACCATTAATAATATGGTAGTTGAAGCTGAAAACATAACTGATTCTACCCAATCTGCTTTAGTAGCTGATAAGACTGAAGTTAATAAAGAAGTTAATCTGGTAGCGAATGCTGCCGAACCTGCTGCGGATCCTACTCCCAAAAGTTCAGATCCTGAACAACAGAGTCCAGCTAAGACTGCCAACAAACGAGAGGCCAGGTATGATCATTTTAGAGCAGACAATTCTGCCCTCATGGATCAAAACTTATTGGATGAACAAGAAAACTTCTGCAATCGGGACGATCAACTAACCGATTATGCAAACGAAGAATCAGATATGTacgaaaacaataatattcgtAAACGACACATAATATACGAGCAAGAGAACTCTGATATCAATGATTCTATGAATTCATTAGAGGATTCCTTTGGTAATTCAAACACCTACGACGAAATTGATTCCGGATCGGACATGGAACCACATGTGAGGGTAAAAAGGAAAAACCCAGATTTGGTTGTAAAGAAGAGAGCTGCTGCCCTCCTTCCGGAATCGAAAGTGGCGTATGTGCCCTTCAGGACCGAAAATGAAGACGACGACACCGCTGAAGCTAACGAGTTCGAAGATGACGGTTTGTATGTTCGACCATCCAACTTAGAAGGGGACCTGAACAACAAAGAAGTGCCACAGTCTAAAGTGCGCAGCAATAAgaaaagatttaattttagagCATCGGACAGTAATAGGCAAGCGAGTGATGTTGGTATAGGGTCAGACTCCGACAGTGTGTTATCAGGCTCGGAAGGAGTCGATGACAATTTGATGTTCAATAACGCCGCACGTAACAAGCGCTCTGCTAATGTCGGCGCACAGTACACGAACGAAAATGAAGATGCTGATAAGTTAAATGACCGTGCTGAAATGGCTGCAGAATCACAAAAACTGTCTGACCATAACATGAATCTTGCTTACCAAGAAAACGATGCGTTTGGCCCTCTGCCTAGAAACTATGAAGGTGAATTGAACAGGTATAAAAGGATACGTCGTGTGAAACATCTCCCCGCTTCCCATGATAATGAATAA